The genome window GCGCCGTCCCGCGCCAGGCTGGTCTTGTCCATGGAAACGCCTCAGAAGGAACGCGGCAGCCCCAGCAGGTGCTCGGCCACATAGGAAAGAATGAGGTTGGTCGAGATCGGCGCCACCTGGTAGAGGCGCGTCTCGCGGAACTTGCGCTCGACGTCGTACTCGCAGGCGAAGCCGAAGCCGCCGTGCGTCTGCAGGCAGACGTTGGCCGCCTCCCACGAAGCCTTGGCGGCCAGGTACTTGGCCATGTTGGCGCTGGCGCCCGCATGGACGCCGCCGTCGTATTCGCGGCAGGCGCGCCAGCGCATCAGGTCCGCGGCCTCGACCTCGATGTGGGCCTCGGCGATGGGGAACTGCACGCCCTGGTTCTGGCCGATCGGGCGGCCGAACACCTGCCGCTCGCCGGCATAGCCGCGCGCGCGCTCGATGAACCAGCGGCCGTCACCGATGCATTCGGCGGCGATCAGCGCGCGCTCGGCGTTCAGGCCGTCCAGGATGTAGCGAAAGCCCTTGCCTTCCTCGCCGATCAGGCTGTCGACCGGCAGCTCCAGGTTGTCGAAGAACAGTTCGTTGGTCTCGTGGTTGACCATGTTGGCGATGGGGCGCACCTCCATGCCATGGCCGATCGCCTCGCGCAGGTCGACCAGGAAGATGGACATGCCCTCGGTCTTCTTGGCGACCTCGGCCAGGGGCGTGGTGCGGGCCAGCAGGATCATCAGGTCGGAGTGCTGCACGCGCGAGATCCAGACCTTCTGCCCGTTGACGACATAGCGGTCGCCGCGCCGCACGGCGGTAGTCTTGATCCGGGTGGTGTCGGTGCCGGTAGTCGGTTCGGTCACGCCCATGGATTGCAGGCGCAGCTCGCCGCTGGCCAGGCGCGGCAGGAAATGATCCTTCTGCGCCTTCGATCCGTGGCGCACCAGCGTGAACAGGTTGTACATCTGTCCATGCACGGTGCCCGAGTTGCCGCCGCAGCGGTTGACTTCCTCCAGGATCACCGACGCCTCGGACAGCCCCAGGCCCGATCCGCCGTACTCGGCGGGGATCATCGCCCCCAGCCATCCGGCCTCGGTCAGCGCGCGGACGAAAGCCTCGGGAAAGCCCCGGACCTCGTCCACCCCGCGCCAATAGGCGGCGTCATAGTGGGCGCACAGGGCGCGCACGCCCTGGCGGATGTCGTCGTACTCTTGCATGCCGTCTCCGATGGACAGACAGCCGCGCGCACGCTGGCGCGGGCCGCCGTTGTTATCTCTGCACGTAGCGCAGTTCGCCGCGCTGGATCGCGCCCTGCGCATTGCCGGCCCATACCTGCGCCACGCCCTCGCCCGCCATCCGTCCGGCCGCCTCGAAGGGCGTGGGCGCGATCAGCGGCCGCACGCCGCGGTAGGAAAAATGCGTCGGCCGCAGCGACGGATGGGCGCGCACGAAGGCCCCCACCAGCAGCGTCGCGATCAGGGGGCCGTGCACCACCAGGCCGGCGTAGCCTTCCTCGGCGGTGGCATAGGGCCAGTCGTAGTGGATGCGATGGCCGTTGAAGGTGACCGCCGAATACCGGAACAGCAGGGTCGACGTGGGCACGATGGTTTCCGTCCACCCGGCCGGCGGCAGGGGTTCCGGATCGGCGGTGCGCGGCGGCGACGGCTCGCGATAGACGATGTCCTGTTCCTCGCGCACCGCCAGGACGCCGCGCTGCGCGTAATCGTGGCGCACGGTCACGAACAGCAGGGAACCGGTGCGGCCCGCCTTCTCTTCCACCGACAGGATGGTCGAATGGCGCGTGGCATCCTCGCCCACCACCAGGGGCTGGTGGAACGCCAGCCGGCCGCCGGCCCACATGCGATTGCGCCGCTCGGCCGGCGGCAGGAAACCGCCGCGCGCGGGATGCCCGTCGGCGCCGAGTCCGGCCGCGTCCACCGGCTCCTGGAAATAGGCCCAGTGCCACAGTTCGGGCAGCCCGCCGCCCGCTTGGGGCGCCGGCTGCCCCAAGGTGGCGGCGATGCGCCGCGCCAGGTTGCTCGTGATCTGGTCGGCCGAGGTCTCGGTGCGCCCGATCCAGTCGCGTGGGGATGGAGCCTGGTCCTGGCTCATGCTTGCTCCTTGCGGACCGCCCGCGGGCGCCGCCTTGCGTGGAAATGCCGCCAGCATGCGCCCGCGCCAGCCTTCTGTAAATTTTGATTTTCGTTATCCAGTCTTCGCCAAAACGGAAGGGATCAGGTAAGGTGGACGCTTTCCCCCGCCCCCGCCGCCATGCATCTCGACCTGGCCGACCTCAGGCTTTTCATCCATGTGGCCGAAGCTCCCAGCCTGACACAGGGCGCGCGGCGCGCCCACCTTTCGCTGACC of Pigmentiphaga sp. H8 contains these proteins:
- a CDS encoding acyl-CoA dehydrogenase family protein codes for the protein MQEYDDIRQGVRALCAHYDAAYWRGVDEVRGFPEAFVRALTEAGWLGAMIPAEYGGSGLGLSEASVILEEVNRCGGNSGTVHGQMYNLFTLVRHGSKAQKDHFLPRLASGELRLQSMGVTEPTTGTDTTRIKTTAVRRGDRYVVNGQKVWISRVQHSDLMILLARTTPLAEVAKKTEGMSIFLVDLREAIGHGMEVRPIANMVNHETNELFFDNLELPVDSLIGEEGKGFRYILDGLNAERALIAAECIGDGRWFIERARGYAGERQVFGRPIGQNQGVQFPIAEAHIEVEAADLMRWRACREYDGGVHAGASANMAKYLAAKASWEAANVCLQTHGGFGFACEYDVERKFRETRLYQVAPISTNLILSYVAEHLLGLPRSF
- a CDS encoding MaoC family dehydratase N-terminal domain-containing protein, with amino-acid sequence MSQDQAPSPRDWIGRTETSADQITSNLARRIAATLGQPAPQAGGGLPELWHWAYFQEPVDAAGLGADGHPARGGFLPPAERRNRMWAGGRLAFHQPLVVGEDATRHSTILSVEEKAGRTGSLLFVTVRHDYAQRGVLAVREEQDIVYREPSPPRTADPEPLPPAGWTETIVPTSTLLFRYSAVTFNGHRIHYDWPYATAEEGYAGLVVHGPLIATLLVGAFVRAHPSLRPTHFSYRGVRPLIAPTPFEAAGRMAGEGVAQVWAGNAQGAIQRGELRYVQR